The sequence CGTCCTTGTAAATATGACCTTAAAGATCGAAAAAGGTCTGCGGGAATGTATGAAATTCGTTTTATTTCATCGTTCGCTCGCGCGTAGACTacccatttaattttaaaagacacATTGAACGAAATACTCTGTATTTTCTGGTCAACAACTGAAAatactattgttacgccggtaagaataaTGCCatatatcgccgaatagtcgaacgaatatcgaaggatctagtttGTCATATAAAGGtataataaatatctcaaaacaataaatacagtccacgctcaattaccacaacgcaacatagacttttaattaaaatgcaaAATCAATACATGTACAtgtaatttattagaaaagatTGAAAAAATATTCTGAAAGCTGGCAACATTTTCTACTCCATAGACGTCATCTGGCTCCCAGAGGTGCGCTTGTGCCGCGCGACCTTCAAATCTAATGCTCTTCACGTTCACATCAgtagattaattttaatttgcgacTTCAATAtcgtatttcataaaaatcgaatTCCTTACTATTAAACGTAATTTTCGTTATCTTTCAGTGATTCATCACAATGTATTGAAACTTCTCCGTAATTTAGTTGAAACGCATTAaccactaatattataatttgtttgttttttaaccTGCCTTCGTTATTTGAATCATGAACCGCGACCAATTATGTTAATAGCAAATAGAAGAATTGTTGAGAAAATTAATATGTACCCAAGCACTTGTCTTGCGTTGTTTAAGTGCTTAGCCTATACCTCAGCTCGTAAGCAACAACATGAATGTCGCCGCCCACCTTGACATCTGAAGTCGAAGTCTTAGTTGTTTGCGAAAACGATTGTCAAATTATTTGAACGTAGTGTATGTATTTTAAAGTTTCGCTCTAagattaaaacataatttctttaaaatttagaCTACCAGTACACTGAACATGGTCGTTATTTACGTTTGTATGATACCAAAGTTTTCCATAACTGCTGAACTTGAGTGTTTTTGAATCTTTAGCTGGAGCCTTAATTCAACTCTATCTGATATCGAAATACCTCAAACTCAACCGTTTTATGTAGAATTGTAAGgaaggtactggtggtaggatctcttgtgagtccgcgcgggtaggtaccaccaccctgtctatttctgccgtgaaacagtaatacgtttcggtttgaaggatggggcagccgctgtaactatacttgagaccttagaacttatatctcaaggtaggtagcgcatttacgttgtagatgtctatgggctccagtaaccacttaacaccaagtgggctgtgagctcgtccacccatataagcaataaaaaataaaataaaaaagtgacgAAACGTCATGGGTCTGTTTTTGACGAAACTTGTTTGTTGGTTGCCTGGAATAGCTTTATGTCATATGCATATTTGTCATAGTGCTGCAGATTGTACACGGTCGTAACCTAGCAATTGTAACTGTTCTGAGACGGCTCACGTCGATTTGCGAAACGTTTGAAATGCAGTCATATGCGGCGAGACCAGAGAACGATTGCCCTTTGTACTTTTGAATAAAGCGAATATACATTCAGTACCGACTACATATTTTCGAAATCTAGTCAAATTTTAAgtgaaaaaatcatttttaagatgaattaaaaatgaaattggtAGGTACTGCCAAAGATAATACCATTGAATTTAATGCCCAAATGACAATgtgaataaaatcattttttcaatGGGAACGCGTAGAGTAagtagtaggtaggtacataaaaaattaaacttcgATAAAACATGCTATTCCAAATCCGTAAACGAGATTTGACAAAtatataatactcgtaataaaaaaaaaacagctatcTTACCAAACAAAATTTCACTTTTCAATCACGCATTATATTTTTCGAAAGTCAAAAACTGGCAGTATAATTAAGTGCGAAAACTGATTGCCATCATCAgccttataaaaaaataaaatggttatGGCCCACTTACAAAAGGTCTGTAACGGGATCACTTTTACttgaatatgtatgtatatcgaaGAATGGTTATCGGCGGTTACCTCATTCTATCTACGTAATTCATTCTTCTCGGATAACCCAGGGTTACGATTTGTGGATAACGCGATGAGCTTGTGTATAGTAAAATAAAGGAACAGACAACTCAAACGACAACATGTTTTTGTATTAGCTGTAGTTAGTATAGAATaaatgcgaaaaaaaaaacacgatcgTAATTCACTAAAAGAAATACCCTAAAATTTCACGTCATTCATATAACGAGAGACGCATGCAATGATTAAGGAATGTAGTAAGCGGCGCAATAAATTTTTAGTGACTCAGATCTGCATACTTTTTGAATTTCTCTAACcttgaaaatgttgttaatattcttattttggATGGGAAAATATTTGATCCGATAAAGATAAAGCTGCATGCTATCTGTAGTCGTTTTGATTTTACTCCTGGGACCCTCACGCGGTCACATCAAAGTGCTTTGCCGCTCTATGCGCATTTTACTGACTGATTACCAGGGTCAATGTTGTTGTTATCAGCAGCGAGTGTTttctagtatttatttgttgtaaaacagcaataatatttatttatgtttatttttcactttctTCTCTTTTTTCCTCAAATACAGTGGCAAAGCAAAGAATGATCTGTAAATAAATGTGTTTGAATATATGTAAATCAATATGGTATCTCTTTTCGAAGAGTTAGGTCTCAGGTCAACCAAGTTTGctaaaattaattgattatATTGTTATCGTTTCGTGTCAGACATTAAACCGGAACGTCATTGGGTAacttgaaatattactaaaatgttaaaaaaaatattatataaaatagatATGTACCGTTTTGTTATTAAATGAAAAGTATTAAGTTTTGTACAGAAGGAATAAACTTTGAAATGTGATTAGAAAATCAAATatggaaaatacaaaatataaaaaaaaaaatgcataaatgCGGGAACGGGCTTGCGGATCATGCTGTAAAGTGTTTGCTGCAGcccacaacgtgaatgtcgtGATTCACTATTACCTGTAAATTTCTGACCCTTTAAACTGGAACCGATGATTGCTTTGCCACAAAAAGAAGGTGGATGGTGGTAGCTACCGGCGCGGGATTATAGTCCGCCATaccacagcaaaaaaaaaaaaactatcgaataaattcatgtttattttccaaaatactAACTATATTCAATTAACAAATATAGAATCAGAACATTTTTCCGAAAATCGTATTTGTTCggtcttatttgttttttttttgcctttttcttGGGGTCTGGTCTAGACTAATTTTGaggtaaattattaaaattgctGCAAATATCTCTTCAATACCTTAGGACCAATTACTATTTGAAATGTTTACTTTTAATAGTTGAATATCATGTTTCCAACCTtgataaacattatttactgtTACGGCTTCCATCAAGTTTTTTCAATTGGTATTCAAACGGAAGAAAAAGGTGCCAGGATCAGACTCACATATACATTTTACGTGGCCAATACTTTTTAAGTTATGGTTATTAACCCAAAATAGCTTCGCAGACAGTGTTGATGTGTTAATTAGGgaattgaagtttaattttcTGACAACGGGCTCCGATTTTTGTCCATTCGTTTTGACTATATTAGAAACTCTTCATTTAATATTGTAATGACAAATTTTAAAAGGGAATATACTCGTATGTAAATAGCTGTTACAATCGATGTAGTTAAATTGCCTGTTGATTTAATATCTTTTATACTCAATAAGTTGTCACCGATGTGAATACGTTTATGTCTATATTGTTCTGTATGTTTCGTAAGATGTCTTCTGGTGTCTAGATATTTACCGCCGGAAGTTTAACAGCAAATATAGTCGCATTATTCTTTGACACTGGTTGTTCTTGTTTGTTGGTATCGAAGTTGTATTGGTAATTCACAAAGAGAATGTTATATTTCTACGGTCCTTGGatgttaaagaaaaatatttatattaacgaACTTGAAGATTactttttgaaaattttcagtGATTGATCTCTTAAAACTTCATTTTAGTATAAGAACTGTTAATTTTGCCTTTTCGTATTAACGTGATATCCTATCCGAAGCCAAAGTAATCGCAATAGTTTGAGCTTGTGGTTTTGTTATTAGATAATAGTAATTGTATTCGGTATGAATTATCCATCGgttttttgataaatatataGAATTTGGGATATGTATCGTTCATCTGTTCTGTAACTCATTCAAATAACGGAACGTTTATTTATAGTTACATGTCCGAAAGCTGCGTTCTTCTACTCTTCTTTGGGGTATATAAACTTAAGATTTAAATCCGGGGTATGTGAGTTagtttgttttgaaattaattaacctCAGACATAAACAACTCGCTTCGAAAACTTTCAAAACTACGGTTGCGACTTTATCCACAAAAAAGAAAGGTCGGAAATCGTGTAAACTGTCGGACTTAACGTTAGTTTCTTCGAGTGAAGACGATATCCAGGCTTTCAATACTCGGACACGAGCTTTATTTGAAAGCGTCAGTTtacgtaataatatattcatttatgttcgtttgtaaataattaatttgtttagacTTCCTTGCCACTCACTGTTCAAATGGACACGAAAGgatttattctaatgaaatacaataCTAAGTCTGGccttaaatactgttacaaaggaaaaaataaaatttctattgcaaataacatttattacttttacagtgtgttagtttaatacataaatataaaacaatttaaagtataaaaagcttattcgaagtggtcttcattggttgcaatacagtcctttaaacgttgaagccagttatcaatagaagcacgcactctttccatgggaaaaattttcactgccaatcgtacggattgttttagggactccaaattatcatggcctTTAGAGCAAgctgtactctctaaaactgatcataaatcataatccagcggattaagatctgggctagacgacggccagtcttcagctctgatgaagcctgaaacgttcgtttccaaccaagactgcgtagactgagctttgaacatggtgttgttaagggggttcactaccttctcaagaatggtatcttgatacacttgtgccgatgttttgataacttcacaaaagtatggcttagtcactccttcataactaataccccaccaaaccatcactgaagtcggaaagtgcccacgttgcactctgtccactaattgggaagcttccttagagctttgagcataaatacggtcattttgtttgtgaaAATGTTGctcagttataaaaaaattctcatccgtaaacaaaatttttctatgaccaccctttgcgtaccgcttcagtagttgtttcgattttaccaccctattctcttttaaattatcagttaagaaattaccagtacgtctcttataggctgcaagtcctaagtcatcttttaaaatacgcgacatggttctaggtgctatcttcatctcccgagataaaatcttttgctttcggacaggatttcttccaattctttcccttactgctttgaccacctttttcgtacgaacactacgtggacggccagatctttttctgtgacaaacagaggaggtctcattgcacctattaatagcccggtacacaaacattttactaataccaagcgtatggagagttttaaaaattgcatttggctccatacctactttgtgtaatgcaatcacagcgattcggttctctttatcaccccactccattttaatattgcaaaatattgtaaaatgtattggcgtcaaaatgagaaaactcaatgagcaatcatataaaaatgacagattctgaattcaaatgtaatattttgattatttttaattgtaacagcatttatggccagactaagtataatagttattatcatttattatttcgttattttataaagctTGCTATCGCAGAACATCATGATATATTTctgttgtgattttttttattgcttatatgggtggacgagctcacagcccacctggcgttaagtggttactggagcccatcgacatcacgcaaatgcgccacccaccttgagatataagttctaaggtctcagtatagttacaacggctgccccaccctttaaaccataacgcattactgcttcacggcagaaatagatagggtggtggtacctacccgcgcggactcacaacaggccctaccaccagtattagaaataaatatgttccgaaccatataaaaattacaatgtgAATGCTATCCTAATTTGAACCCTAATTTGAAATCTATGGTCAGAGTTCCAggtgcaatgaaaaaaaattgaaatatccTGATAGAATTTTAGATCTGTTCTATGGCTTGGAAATTGTCAATGTTAAGTGTAATATGAGATCACCTCTGATTCTGATTGGACGCAAAGACTAAAGTCATAATAATTGGTATAATATGCCTACATAAGTAACTCAAGATTCGATTATAGATACCAAGTGTAAGAGCTATGCacgaaaaaaaatcagtttattAGATCCTAGCCAAAGTGTTTAGATTAGATACAAATATGTAAATTTCCTTGATCTCTGGTTTGGCTGTATGACGGTTTTATTATGTGAGTTTTACCGGATAGAAAGAAACAACAGTTGATCACAtccaacatttattaatttaaaattcaacatCAATGGAATAAACTTGTCATACAATAGAAGTATATGACGTTTTGAagttaaattacttttatttaatacatacgAGTATAATATATAGCTTTAAGTTTATATAACATTACGAATTTGCCATAGAGTTTAAAGTTCTCATATGTTTACGTAAATTTAAGAGTAAATTATGCTACATCGAATGTACGATTCTTTGTGAATAAAGTAACAGTGACATTGTTActttctttaaatttattatgttgaATTTCCATATGACAGCGCTTAGCACGTTAAATATACATTAGTATTTAGTATATAGTACGAACATTAATCAGTAGGTTTTAATGTGATGTTACATGAAGTTTTTGCAAATTACACTTAATGCAAAGAACGTTAAAATACACCAATAtccaatatacatatatgaattttattttataccgaCGAAGCCTTCGCTTAAGATCAAATTGATTTTGAAAAGTTAAGATTTTGCTAATATCTAATGCATATAATACTAACACGTAATTAACAATTATATAGACTATCGACTATCGACCAATTGTCGCATTGTTTAATTTTGATGTTTAGAAATCAAATGCTCTAATATCTTATATACACTTCTGAAACATAATTATCAGTTTATGATactggatttttattacaccaacTATCTTATAACATATGTGAATAACTACAATGTGAAAAGACAAATATTGAATCTAATCCTTTTTACATTACACATTATATTGAATGCAAGGTTATTATAAACTACATAGAcgaaaatactaaatttaaaacgaCAATGGTAATCttaaatgctaattttaaataggTAACAATTACTATCAATAGGATTAGGTAATTTGGATATTTTAAAGCAGAACTCTATATGCTTTAGGGAACACCTTCATTAAAAACTAGAAAAGACATCTAGAAATATACGATTTTGGGCAAATATTTatctacaataaaataaatgagacTCAAAATTAAATCACTAACCTTTGGGACGAAAATATGTAATTAGAGCCTGAACAATAATTGGGTAAAATTTTAACTCTAAAATCTTATTCTAACACcttttttttcgtgttttttaatttgcttCAATGTATTATGGCCTACACATTTCGTCCGTTAGATCGCCTGGTTGTCATGATTCTCAATTTATCatgattttcaaattaatatttatgaatGGCATTTGAGAAATGATGTTTATAACACACATTGCCTACTAACTCTTTATCTAGTGGAAAATTTATGATTTTCAAAACAAATATGATTTAGTTATTCTGAAATGGACTGattataattataatcgaaatggtactttaaaaaatactCCACAACATGGTGACACGGTTTTCAAATACAGCTTACTAAGTGATTGTATacgtaatacaataaaaatataaataaaatataaatatgctcTACGGTCAATATTCTATGAACCGTGATCTTATTCAAATAACACAAATGCCTCTTGTTATCGCTTGAGATGACACAATCAGTAGTCTCAgctaaactttaaaattaattacaaaataattatttacaactCAGTGTAATAACCCCATTTCAACACAATCGctctacatataataaaaataaagtatagtcatcaaaaataatatcacagcaaataaaattttaagcatAAACATGCGTAGCCGTTGTCTCATCAGCTTGATGTGAGAACGGTGATGTCATCCGGTTACACAAGGATCCAAGTCCAGGTAAAAGTTACCAGTATTCATAGCCGGTGGCCGCAGGGGACTCTGGGAACGGTTCGCAAATCGAGCTTCATTTCTGCCAACGTGGACCGTTACCTGCGGCCACGGGGCTAGCACTCAACCTTGCTTTATAGTAGACGTCTCTACAGAGTCAACATTATGAGGTTTGGCAGGCAATGGTCGGTTGATCATTTTACGAGATGATCCCGAAGATGTTGTTGATTCATGAGAGCGTGCAGTCGAGGAAGAAGGTGGGCTGCCAGTGGAGCTGCTGAGAGATTTTGCCGAAGGGCTTGAAACACCGCTAGTATTCATGACAGCCCGTAAATATGGTCCACGCGGCATCGCTTGTTCTCCAATTACATCCGGCATGGCACCAAGCAATCCTCGTTTTTCTCGTTCGGGGTTTGTTATTTCCGCGTACAAGTGTACTGCCATATCTTGAGGTTCAAAATACTCGTGGGCCAAAGCGGTTTCTCTGTTGTATGGTGAAAGTGGCGAAAGTTTATCTAAAGATGGAGTTCGTGTGCCCACGCTGACCATTGTCTTATTGTTTTTCCCTAAACGTGGGGCCGTGTTCTGGAATGGAAGTTCATAGATATTTTCCTCTACATCAATCAACGTCGGAGTGTTATTCCTTCCACCGTTTTCTTGTAGCTTGGTCATCTCGTACAAGTGTTCTATCATTTCTCGAGCCTCAGTGTAGTTATCTGGATTATCtaatttttctttcaaattttcTAATAATTCCCTAGTTAATTCCTCGGGTAATGTTTGGGTTGTTTTATCAATAACTGGAACAGTTGCTTCGTCCTGTAGGTTTGATTCTTGAATGATTTCCTGTGGAGTACGAGGTTCATTCAATCGATGTCTTTCCGAGTATTCGTTTACTGATAATTGAGAAATAGAACGCGCATTATCAAGCCCCGCACTTCCATTACAGAGGCAAATCCTTGAGCAAAACGCACCGCAACTTGAGTTTGTCGATAGAAATGATTTGATGTTGACACAATTACCACGTCGTCGTAGACATTTAATGAAACTCACGAACATTGCAATTATGACGCATATGAGACATGTGACAATAACTAtgccaataatttttttgtctcTCTCGCTTATACCGCTTTCTTCTTGGGTATTTTTATGAGGAAAGCGTGGGTTCTTTATCTCTACTAGCTCTCCTTCTGATTTGGTTTTAAAGGTTTCACATTGAACCGTTGGTTTTTCAGTGCATACGCCATCGAGAAATTTTTTGAATAACATGTTCTGTTCAGGTTCGTTAAAGCAACGCGCGAAGAATTCATCGACAGTACAGTAACTCTCAAATTCGTATGGTTCTATTGATACCACGTTAAGGGATCGTTTTAGTACTTGACTAATGTTGCAGTGGCATCGTTCAccatagtaattatttttgtatttaatgctGTTAGCAGAATGAGCTTCTGCTTGACCTATAAATCCTAAACTATTCGGATGTATCGTTTCAATTTCGTTGTCCACAAAAGTTAGTTCGTGTATAGCTGCATCCGGAGCGGCAATCGCATTAGGTACCAGTTCGTCGAATGAGTTTTTCTCCATTCGTAATTTGTTCCAGGAAGACAACTCGAATCCTCTCTCCATAAATTTATGGAATTCGGTGTTGAGGATGATCACAGATGCTACTGTGGTGTTGATAGCACCGGTGTTGATATTATCGAGCCTGAAattcacaaatataaaatgttaacTATAACACTTTAATTGCTGAATTCAGAAAAGGGTAATTGAATCATCAGAACAACAAAAGTTTTGGTGCctactatttacaaaattaagataaataatttttaccGTGAGTCCGATATGTTGAGGTTTCCTACTGCGGAAAGCAAAGCCTTGGACGCCAACTGTTGAATTCGACAACCGATGAAGTGCAAATGATTGATAAGGGACTTTTGAGTAAATGCTTCTTCTTCAATCAGATGGAAAGAGCAGTTGACTGCCATCACAATATTGTATGTGTTCGCTGAAAATGCACCGGTGCGTATGCCGTGCACCTCTATCGATTCCATAGTAATTCTAGCAGCGGACGACCCAAATGTTTGAGTAGGAAATTCTGGGACCGTGAGATTTTTTAACTCAATCTGAAAAGAGAAAATAATACATTGGAGAAAGCAATCAGAAATAAACCTATAAGTGTTATTAAAATGGATAAATTCGCCTCAAGAATCAATTCGCGTATTAAAATTCGCTAAAGCGCGTTGAAACACAATAGTTATAATACTGACCGACATGCCAGGACCATGCTCGCCGACATTGGCTGCTGTGTTATCTAACATAAACGCTCCTGGTCCCAAGTCAAGCTTTCGAACATCTATGATGTTCATCGTGAGAAGCCAGGAGAATGCCTCTCCTTCGAGTGAAACGAAATCGCAATTTTTGATCGTCACCGAAAGTGGACCTGTAATGagaatgcattatttaaaacgaTGCTCCAAACACCTTCAGACTTACTTACAAATGATCCTCAGTTTCCAACACGAAAATGGAAACAATAATATGTATGATCTAATTagcgaaatatttttatatatttcgaaTTTCAATAGAGAGAtgcttataattattttatctatactaatatataaatctacagtggttttttacggatgttccgttataactactgaaccgtgcatccgattgattttaaacttggtatccatgtagaaaatacatgtacttaatagataggctaatatttatatgagtgttggactccctacatcagtggcgggggtgttaatgatgagaatctttgtgggggtgagaaataataatgttaattttaaatgcccagcaaagcggacgggtacagctagtgtcTTACAAAAACAACCAATGATTTACTTTTCAAAACTATTgtctaaaatatattacaatatttaacaGCGGATCTTCTTGTTTTGTGAGTC is a genomic window of Bombyx mori chromosome 1, ASM3026992v2 containing:
- the LOC101743708 gene encoding uncharacterized protein LOC101743708, producing MDRETTSRDLERCQSVVDAERVRTIARASTIMSRFLVCTVLFVLLAPSRSEHTNGVCKLSFCKCVPDAHPSWTIVNCTVPTTQKLDVLEGDLPDSTTELIITGAEAVMFGMNSLSRLKDARQIHVTGPKLLVMRKFAAVNINVVNMYLDIDNVDLVRIEERTFSNIEGPLSVTIKNCDFVSLEGEAFSWLLTMNIIDVRKLDLGPGAFMLDNTAANVGEHGPGMSIELKNLTVPEFPTQTFGSSAARITMESIEVHGIRTGAFSANTYNIVMAVNCSFHLIEEEAFTQKSLINHLHFIGCRIQQLASKALLSAVGNLNISDSRLDNINTGAINTTVASVIILNTEFHKFMERGFELSSWNKLRMEKNSFDELVPNAIAAPDAAIHELTFVDNEIETIHPNSLGFIGQAEAHSANSIKYKNNYYGERCHCNISQVLKRSLNVVSIEPYEFESYCTVDEFFARCFNEPEQNMLFKKFLDGVCTEKPTVQCETFKTKSEGELVEIKNPRFPHKNTQEESGISERDKKIIGIVIVTCLICVIIAMFVSFIKCLRRRGNCVNIKSFLSTNSSCGAFCSRICLCNGSAGLDNARSISQLSVNEYSERHRLNEPRTPQEIIQESNLQDEATVPVIDKTTQTLPEELTRELLENLKEKLDNPDNYTEAREMIEHLYEMTKLQENGGRNNTPTLIDVEENIYELPFQNTAPRLGKNNKTMVSVGTRTPSLDKLSPLSPYNRETALAHEYFEPQDMAVHLYAEITNPEREKRGLLGAMPDVIGEQAMPRGPYLRAVMNTSGVSSPSAKSLSSSTGSPPSSSTARSHESTTSSGSSRKMINRPLPAKPHNVDSVETSTIKQG